CAGCTTGCTGCATCGACTCCTGATAAAACGGCGCACCGAGCAAATCGTTCACAATTCTATCCGCATCTTTTTGCAGCGTACTAATTTGCGCCGGCGTCTGTGTCAGAAGCGCCTGCAACGTCGACTGGGACACCTTTTTTGGGGCCGCTGACGACAGCGTGTCGAGTTTTTGCGCGGACGAGAGCGACTTGTTGGAGACGACCTGCGCCGCTGTGGCGAACAAGGTATCGACCTGATTTACCGCACTCGTCTCGACTTGCGTCGATTGCTCATACTGTTTCGGCACCTTTTGCTCTGCGGCCTCTTTTGCCGCCTGCGTCGCAGCTGTGTCCACAGTCGTAATCGGCGACCGAATGGTCACTGGACTCGTCTGACCAATCGTCAGGTGATATCTCGGCGGCAGAATGCTGCCGACGAGAATTGCGTACATCACAACGCCGATGGCTAGGTAGATGATCAACCGAATTCGCTTGTTACCGCGAAATCTGTCGTCATCTAAATATTCACGGATGGTTTGTCCCCATCGCGAAAAGACCATGATTCATTCTCCTTAAGTTCCCTGGCAACGAAAGCCACCTATATGGAAAGGCAGCCGCCCGCAGATTGTCAGACAATTGCGGACGGCTCTCCCTCGTCAGTTCGGTTATATGCGTCAATAATTTTTTGTACGAGATGGTGACGAACCACGTCAGATGCGGAAAACAGATGGAAGTGAATCCCTTCTACCTCTTTGAGCACCCTGTGCGCATGAACGAGACCAGATGTCTTGCCTGTCGGCAAGTCAATTTGAGTCACATCCCCTGTAATCACCATCTTCGAATGAAAGCCAAGGCGGGTCAAGAACATTTTCATCTGCTCCGCCGTCGTATTTTGAGCCTCGTCCAAAATCACGTAGCTGTCATCCAGCGTCCGCCCACGCATGTAAGCAAGTGGGGCAATCTCAATATTTCCGCGCTCCATCGCCCGCTGCACTTGCTCCAACCCATAAATATCGTGCAACGCGTCATAGAGCGGCCGCAGATACGGGTCGACCTTTTCCTGCAAATCCCCTGGCAAGAACCCCAACTTCTCGCCAGCTTCCACTGCGGGCCTCGTCAGGACAATGCGTTTGACTTCCCCGCGCTTGAGCGCCATGACCGCCATGGCCACCGCGAGATACGTTTTGCCGGTACCAGCCGGCCCTACGCCAAAGACAATGTCGTTTCGGCCGATTGCATTGACGTAGTGACGCTGGCCGAGCGTCTTGACGCGAATCGCCTTTCCTTTGTACGTCGTTCCTATCTCCGTGGTGTAGATGTCGACAACGCTGTCCAAGTCGTCCGACTTGGCCATTTGGATGACGTAGCGATAATCGGCATCTCCGAGCTGAATGCCCTGCTTCGCGAGCGTCGTGAGCGTACTCACCACCGCGTACATCAGGTCAACTTCCGCCGCCTCGCCCGTGAACACGACCTCCGTGCCCCGCATTGTCACTTTAGCGGCAAACGACTGTTCCAGACGTGTGAGCAATGTATCATTTGGACCGAGGACGCGTACTGCCTCCTCGTTCGTCGCGAAAACCCACTTACGAACCGTTTGGTTATCCGTCAACCAGCAACCATCTCCCGAGTGATGTTGTCCATGATGCCTAAGCGTGACGCACCAGAAAGACGAGAGTTCTGCACGCCGAGAAGCCTAGTGCGTTCCCTGAGGTTTCTTCGGTGTTTCCTTCGGTTCCTTTGGTGCGGGAATCGCGGCTGCGACACCGATGTTTTGTTCCACGCGCGTCAGCACTGTCTCGTATAGAGTACCATGTGAAACTTGCTGATGTAAAACAGATTGCCCGAGCACCTGAGCGGCTCCCTGAACTTTCGTCTGGACATCTGCTGACGCCAGTTCTTGTGCCTTTTGTTTTGCAGCAGTCATCGACAAGGCCTCTGCCCGCGAAGTCGCCTCGTACACTTGTACGTGCTGCATCTGAATCGGCAGGACAAATTTGCCCACATGCCAATCCGTCGTCTTGTCTCGCTCGTACGACGCGCTAAAATGGGGTTCTTTGAATCCCCAAACACGGATGCGCCAAGCACCAAACAAAAGATAATCCCGTGTAACAGATTCACCAGTCAAGCCATTCTTTATAACTTTTAACGGGACACTGACCTTAGATGTATACCAAACTTCCGCCAACACGTCACCACTCGCGGGGACACTCGGACCACCGTCTGTCAGCGCTCCAGAAATCAACACTTGACCGGGTGTCACATACTGGTTTTTCTTGACGACGACCCGCCCACGCGTCGCGGCCACCGTACGAATCACGGCGGGTACGCTTGCGACAATATTGTGCGGCTGGTTGGCCGTCTTCTCTGTGCCCTTCACCTTTTGCAGCGCTTGAATCGTCGCGACTGAGCCGTTGGTGCGCAGCCCCACCCAAACAAAGTCAGGGGCTGAGGCCAATATCTTTTGCTGCACCACAAAGGGATCACCAAGCGTCGCGCGACGTTGCCCGACATAAAGTCCAGAAGCTTTGGCGGCATCCCGAATCTGCGCGACACCATCCGGGTCTTCCACGCCCAGAACGTCGATCCGCCAAATCATCGACGACATGCCGTAAATGATGCAGACGAAC
Above is a genomic segment from Alicyclobacillus acidoterrestris containing:
- a CDS encoding PhoH family protein, with protein sequence MTDNQTVRKWVFATNEEAVRVLGPNDTLLTRLEQSFAAKVTMRGTEVVFTGEAAEVDLMYAVVSTLTTLAKQGIQLGDADYRYVIQMAKSDDLDSVVDIYTTEIGTTYKGKAIRVKTLGQRHYVNAIGRNDIVFGVGPAGTGKTYLAVAMAVMALKRGEVKRIVLTRPAVEAGEKLGFLPGDLQEKVDPYLRPLYDALHDIYGLEQVQRAMERGNIEIAPLAYMRGRTLDDSYVILDEAQNTTAEQMKMFLTRLGFHSKMVITGDVTQIDLPTGKTSGLVHAHRVLKEVEGIHFHLFSASDVVRHHLVQKIIDAYNRTDEGEPSAIV
- a CDS encoding sporulation protein YqfD, which translates into the protein MKYARWMYAMYGSVTLHLRGTGVGDCLVQLHERGIPLRSVRVYGDAGQCTICLKDFDDVYRVCRVHRVRFRISDRQGLPFLRKRIWKRKMFALGAILFVCIIYGMSSMIWRIDVLGVEDPDGVAQIRDAAKASGLYVGQRRATLGDPFVVQQKILASAPDFVWVGLRTNGSVATIQALQKVKGTEKTANQPHNIVASVPAVIRTVAATRGRVVVKKNQYVTPGQVLISGALTDGGPSVPASGDVLAEVWYTSKVSVPLKVIKNGLTGESVTRDYLLFGAWRIRVWGFKEPHFSASYERDKTTDWHVGKFVLPIQMQHVQVYEATSRAEALSMTAAKQKAQELASADVQTKVQGAAQVLGQSVLHQQVSHGTLYETVLTRVEQNIGVAAAIPAPKEPKETPKKPQGTH